In Flavobacterium lacustre, a genomic segment contains:
- a CDS encoding (Fe-S)-binding protein — protein MSYLDNILFAILLIIGFGYFYNSVKKIIRNINLGTAINRKDNPNARWKNMAMIALGQSKMVKRPIAGVLHIIVYVGFVIINIELLEIIIDGLFGTHRVFSFLGITYDVLIASFEILALLVLVAVTIFWIRRNSIKLKRFISSDLNGYPKKDANYILYFEVVLMTLFLLMNASDLHLQNVPGGFSHFVKAGAFPVSQFIEPIFNGVSNELVMLLSEIFWWLHIVGILLFMNYLYFSKHLHILLAFPNTYFANLNPQGQFDNLESVTNEVKMMMDPNADPFAAAPATETEVPAKFGASDVQDLNWVQLLNAYTCTECGRCTSSCPANLTGKKLSPRKIMMDTRDRLEEVGKNIDANKGVFVPDNKSLLNDYITAEELWACTSCNACVEECPVSISPLSIIMDMRRYLVMEQSAAPMPINAMMTNIENNGAPWQYNQQDRLNWKNE, from the coding sequence ATGAGCTATTTAGACAACATTTTATTTGCAATCCTACTAATTATTGGTTTTGGTTATTTTTATAACAGCGTCAAAAAGATTATTAGAAACATAAATCTGGGTACAGCAATAAATCGCAAAGACAATCCTAATGCCCGTTGGAAAAACATGGCAATGATCGCTTTGGGACAATCTAAAATGGTCAAAAGGCCCATAGCAGGAGTACTACACATTATAGTTTATGTGGGTTTTGTAATCATCAATATTGAATTACTGGAAATAATAATTGATGGACTCTTTGGTACGCACCGAGTTTTTTCTTTTTTAGGAATTACATATGATGTTTTGATTGCTTCTTTCGAAATATTGGCGCTGTTGGTTTTAGTGGCAGTAACTATTTTTTGGATTAGAAGAAATAGTATAAAACTCAAACGATTCATAAGTTCAGATTTGAACGGATATCCAAAAAAAGATGCCAATTATATCTTATATTTTGAAGTTGTTTTAATGACCTTGTTTTTGTTGATGAATGCTTCCGACTTGCATTTGCAAAATGTTCCTGGAGGTTTTTCTCATTTTGTAAAAGCAGGAGCTTTTCCGGTAAGTCAGTTTATAGAACCTATTTTTAATGGTGTTTCAAATGAGTTGGTTATGCTTCTTTCAGAAATATTCTGGTGGTTGCATATTGTTGGGATATTGCTTTTTATGAACTATTTGTATTTTTCAAAACACTTACACATATTGTTGGCTTTCCCCAATACTTATTTTGCAAATCTAAATCCTCAAGGACAATTTGATAATTTAGAATCAGTGACAAACGAAGTCAAAATGATGATGGATCCTAATGCTGATCCTTTTGCGGCAGCACCGGCAACAGAAACCGAAGTGCCAGCTAAATTTGGCGCCAGTGATGTTCAGGATTTAAATTGGGTACAATTATTAAACGCTTATACCTGTACCGAATGTGGCCGTTGTACTTCCTCATGTCCCGCTAATTTAACAGGCAAAAAACTGTCTCCTCGAAAAATCATGATGGATACCAGAGACAGACTCGAAGAAGTAGGTAAAAACATAGACGCTAATAAAGGTGTTTTTGTTCCCGATAACAAATCATTATTAAACGATTATATCACCGCCGAAGAGCTTTGGGCTTGTACATCCTGCAATGCTTGCGTAGAGGAATGTCCGGTAAGTATCAGTCCGCTTTCCATAATTATGGATATGAGACGCTATTTGGTAATGGAACAAAGTGCCGCACCAATGCCTATAAATGCTATGATGACCAATATTGAAAACAATGGAGCACCATGGCAATACAATCAGCAAGACCGATTAAATTGGAAAAACGAATAA